CATCTCGAAGAGACGCCCCGTTCCGCAGGCCGCCCAGGAACCATCCACCCGCGGGGCCGCGCCTTCCGTGCTGGAGATCGTCCACTCCACCGGGAAGAGCCAGCCGTCCTCCATCTCGTGGCCCCCGGCCGCCGCGGCGGCACACAGGCAAGCGGGGATCGCCAGTAGGGCGGCGGCGCGCACCGATGAGTTCATGGCCCGTACCCGACCCCGGCGAAAACCAACGCCTTGTGGCGACGGAGCCGCGCCCCGTCGCCGCCGGTGATCGTGAGCAGGGCGATGTTGGCTTCGGGCGACAGCCCCCGTCCCTGTTCATCGAGCCCGTCCCAGGTGACCCGTCGCGGTCCCGCCCCGAGGGCATCCCCGCCCAGATCACGAATACGATGTCCTGTAAGATCATATATTTCAAGGCGCCAGGCGCTTTCCCTGGCGTACAGCTGGAAGATGAACAGGATACTGTCATCCCCTGCATTGCCCGCCACGATGAGCGGTTGGTCGATGGGTACGGACGCTTCCAGGGCATTCTTGCAGCCGGGGGTAGCACCCACCGTCGCAGTGCACACACGCCACAGCGTCAGATCGTGTCCTGCTGGCACCAGACCGCTTCTCTCGAGGCTGCGGCCCGCTGGTACCTCCGCGCCGGCCCAACCGAAGGTCACATGATCGAGGACCGTCCCCTCGGCGTCCATCAGGTGAACCCGATCGGCGTAATCGCGATCCGCGGGCGGCGTGTTGTTCAGGGTGGGCCAGGCGCCGGGGAGTTCCAGCGCGAAGTGCTGGGGAGAGACCGGAGGGCACGGCCAGTCGACACCGTTGCCCTGGGAATTCTCCCACCAGGCTGCGAAGGCATCCGACGACTGCACGAGCACGACCCGCTCGCCGGGCGTCAACAGACGCGGCGGCAGGGAGCGAGGCTCGCCGTCGGTGTCGCGCAAAAAGAAGTTCCCGAGCTCGACAGGTGCGACACCGGCGGCCAGGACCTCGATCCACTCGCAGCCATCGCTCGGCGGCGCCGCCATCACCTCCGTCAGCACCAGCGGCGGCAAGCCGGACATGTAGCGGCCTGCCGCCACCACCAGGCGGCCCCCGTCGGGTTCTGCAAGGGGCCAGTCCAGGAAGAGCTCGGTCTTCCCCTCGAGCGTGGGACGCCAGACGAAAAACACCCTCCCCGCGGCTTCGGGCGGCAGGCGTTCGCACCGGGCCGAGGCCAGCTCGGCGCCGGCGCCATCGACCAGGAACACCTCGCCGGCCGGCAGGGCGGAGAGTCCGCTGGCCACGAAGTCGAGGGCGAGGTCGACCACGCCGCCCGGCCCGGTCATGCTCGCCGGTTCGGCACAGAAGGTGGTGATCTCGAGCCCGAAGGCCGGATAGTTCGGCGCCCCGGGCGTGGGCTCCGCCAGGACGCTCCAGTCGAGGTCGTTGCGGTCGGTGTCGTGACCGTCCGGCCGTCTGGCCAGGGACCCGCCGCCGGCCGCGCCGGGATGCGGCAAGCCCTCGTAGAGCGCAGCCGAAGCGAGCGCCCCGTAGCCCAGCAGGTCGAGCACGGTACCGTCCAGGCTGAGACGGACCGCATCGGGACCGTTCTGCAGCCCCAGCGAGGCCACGGTGTCCGGGGCCGCACCTTCCCAGCCCTGATCGACCACCAGGAAAAAGCCTCCGGGCGCCAGGGTGTCCCCCGGGCTGCCCGTCCAGCGCCCCTGCCAGACGTCGCCCACGGCGCCGTTGGCGAACTGCAGCCGCAGGTCGTCCAGACAGACCGGTTCCGCACCGCCGTTGTGCAGCTCCACGAACTCCCGGCCGCCGTCTGCTCCGGCCGGATCGTACATAACTTCGTTGAGCCGGACCGTGGACAGCGCGACTGCCGGCAGCGCGATCAGGACTGCCGCCGCGACCGACCGTCGCAACGCGCCTCGTCGGCGTCGAATCGAAGACACGCGAGAATTCCGATCCGGGAGGTTGCGCGCGAATCATCTGGAACCGGTCAGAGCATGCCCTCGGCGCGGCGGATGACCCATTCCAGTCCCAACAGGAGAACGACCAGCAGCAGGAGTGGCCAACCGGCCCAGAGGCTCAGTTCCTCGTTGCGTTCGATGCGCACCGGGGACCAGTCGATCCCGGCCAGGGCCGCCGCCAGCCCCGCGGTCACGCCATCGCCGTCGTCGGCGGAGACCACGAAGCCGCCCCAGCTCCGGGCCAGGGTGCGCAGGTGCCGCTGATCCTGCCAGGTCTGCATCTCCTCGAGCGAGGAAGGCACCACCAGAAAAGGTTGCGCCGGGCCGGCGGCCGAGTCCGTACCGGCATGCACGGGTCGCACCTCGTAGCGGGCGGGGGGCAAGGGAGGCAGCGTGATGCGAGAACGCCCCGGCCGTCCCGGTACGTCATCCATACGGAAGGTCCTGACGTCTCCGCCTGGAGCTCCATCCAGACGGGACAGCTTCAGCGAGACCGCCTGGCCGCTGCCCTCCCCCCGCATGTCCCGACCCTGCGTTTCCAGCGTGATCGCCTCTCCCTCGCGGTACAGGTTGCGGTGGCCGGCGATGGTGACACCGGACAGGCTGCGGCCCATTGCCGTCCAGACGAGCAGGTTTCGCGCCAGCCGCGCGGCAGGGTGCTCGCGCGCCTCGTCCTGGTTCGGGGACGGTTGCCAGAAGTACAGCGACCACAGGTCGGGCGACGAGAACCAGGTGACCGTGCCCACGGTGGCGTCGGAGGTCAGCAGCAGGGGCAAGGTCGTCGATCCGCCGCGCACCGGCCGCGCCGACAGCAGCTCGACGGCCTCCGGGGCAGCCTGCGCGCGCACCAGAACGCTCAACGGCGGCAAGGCGGCGAAGGGGCTCTCCCCGCGCGGCGACTCCAGATACGAGAGCAGGGGATGATTGCCGACCCCCGCGGCGACGACCGGCAGCCACTGGCCTGTGACCTCCAGCGCAACGCCCGTCACCGGCAAGATCCCGGACAGATCCCGGGGCGGGCCATTCGCGCCGTGCGGCGGCAAGACGAGAAGACCGAGCCCCCCGCGCACCGCCTCGGCGAGGGAGCGCCAGACCACCCTCTCTTCCAGTCCCGCCGTACCGACCAGGACGACACCGTCCCAGACGCGCCAACCCGCCGCGGATTCGGGCGGGCGCCAGCCTGCGGTGCTGTCGGCGAGCATGAAGCCGTCGGGTCCCGGGTAGGCCACATCCAGGGTCAGACGCTGCTCGGAGATGGCGGCGTTCGCGAGCGCGCGGGCGTTCCAGCCGGGCTGTCCGGTGAGCAGCAGCAGCCGCGATCGCTCCTGCCGCACGGCAATGGCCAGCGACGACCGGTTGTTGGCCAGGTAACGCTCGTTGTCGTCCGGAGCCACGATCAGGTCGTAGAGGTTGAGACCGCGGTCCCGGGCTTCGAACGACAACTCCAGGTGCACGCTCTCGTCGCCGGGCGCGGGAGCCGCCGTCGCCGACGCCAGGGTGTCCCCGTCCTGGACGAGGCAGACGGAGATCGTCCGTGCGCCGGCGTCGGGCATCATGCGCAGGCCCACCGTGGCTTCGACGATGATCTCGTCTCCCTGGAACGCGGTATCCGGGTAGCGCAGGTCCCGCAGACGGAGATCGGGCGGTCCCGCGGTGTCCCCCATCCCGACGAGGACGGCTGCGACGCCTCCGGCCGGCGCCAGTCCGCCGCGGTCCGGAGCCGCGGCGGTCTCGTGTCCGTCCGTCAGGACGATGACGGCCCGCAGCGAGCGGTCCGCCCATTCCTTCGCCAATCCGTTGACGAGCCCGCCCAGGTCGGTGCCGCGCCCGATCGGTTCCATGCCGTCTTCGCCGCGTCGCCAGGGGACCGCCCGGGTCAGTCCGTTGCCGCGCAGATGGATGACGTCGGCGTCGGGGGCCAGAGCGGCGAGCAGCGAATCCAGGATCCCCGCGGCGTACGCCGCCCATTCCCAGCGACTCGCTCCGCCCGGAGCGTCCCGCAGGGCCATGCTGGCCGAGTCCTCGACGACCACGACGGCGGACGGGGCCATGTCCTGCCGTCCCATCTTCAGGATGGAGGGGCCGGCCAGGGACCAGATCAGGAGCGTCACCGCGGCGAGACGCAGACCCGTCAGGATATGCCGGCGGGAGACCGACGCGCGCGGGACGGTCAGAAGATAGTGGCGGCGGATCCAGAGACCCGCCGCCACGGCAAGGACGACCAGCACCGGCCCCAGGTAGAGGGGGATGGTCCAGGCCAGTTCCACGCTACTCGTTCCTGATGGCCGCGTGGGCCGCCGCCAGGCGCGCGATGGGTACGCGGAACGGCGAACAGCTCACGTAGTCCAGACCCACCCGGTGGCAGAAGTCGACCGAACTCGGGTCGCCGCCGTGCTCGCCGCAGATGCCCAGGTGGAGATGGCTGTTGGCCTTGCGTCCCTTCTCGACCGCCATGGCCACGAGCTGGCCCACGCCCTCCTGGTCGAGCTGCTGGAAGGGGTCGGACGGCAGAATGCCCTTGCTCACGTACTCCGGCAGGAAGACGCCCGCGTCGTCGCGGCTGTAGCCGAACGTCATCTGCGTGAGATCGTTCGTGCCGAAGCTGAAGAAATCGGCGACTTCGGCGATCTTGTCCGCGAGCAGGGCGGCGCGCGGGATCTCGATCATGGTGCCGACCAGGTAGTCGACTTC
This genomic window from bacterium contains:
- a CDS encoding lamin tail domain-containing protein, coding for MRRSVAAAVLIALPAVALSTVRLNEVMYDPAGADGGREFVELHNGGAEPVCLDDLRLQFANGAVGDVWQGRWTGSPGDTLAPGGFFLVVDQGWEGAAPDTVASLGLQNGPDAVRLSLDGTVLDLLGYGALASAALYEGLPHPGAAGGGSLARRPDGHDTDRNDLDWSVLAEPTPGAPNYPAFGLEITTFCAEPASMTGPGGVVDLALDFVASGLSALPAGEVFLVDGAGAELASARCERLPPEAAGRVFFVWRPTLEGKTELFLDWPLAEPDGGRLVVAAGRYMSGLPPLVLTEVMAAPPSDGCEWIEVLAAGVAPVELGNFFLRDTDGEPRSLPPRLLTPGERVVLVQSSDAFAAWWENSQGNGVDWPCPPVSPQHFALELPGAWPTLNNTPPADRDYADRVHLMDAEGTVLDHVTFGWAGAEVPAGRSLERSGLVPAGHDLTLWRVCTATVGATPGCKNALEASVPIDQPLIVAGNAGDDSILFIFQLYARESAWRLEIYDLTGHRIRDLGGDALGAGPRRVTWDGLDEQGRGLSPEANIALLTITGGDGARLRRHKALVFAGVGYGP